In Candidatus Thorarchaeota archaeon, the following proteins share a genomic window:
- the larB gene encoding nickel pincer cofactor biosynthesis protein LarB, translating into MHEVREILEALSAGKINVKEAEEKLQRLELRRIGSLAVIDPGREHRSGIPEVVMAETKTSEQLARIIQGMLEAKRFVLTTRASEAQVEYLEDYLTDFEFDIRGGNNHITLLIHHPDWKPKRRGGTIAVITAGTSDEFFAEEAEAVAEVMGVEVLKFRDVGVAGIHRLIEPLEQIREKGVDAIVVFAGMEGALPTVVASLVDIPVIGVPVPIGYGHGGKGETALSSMLQSCAPGLAVVNIGNGLGGGGIAALIALKASYE; encoded by the coding sequence ATGCACGAGGTTCGTGAAATTCTAGAGGCCCTATCAGCTGGCAAAATCAATGTGAAAGAGGCGGAAGAAAAACTCCAGAGGCTAGAATTGCGAAGAATTGGAAGTCTAGCTGTCATCGACCCAGGCCGAGAGCATAGAAGCGGGATTCCAGAAGTTGTTATGGCAGAAACAAAGACGAGCGAACAACTGGCGAGGATCATTCAGGGTATGCTGGAGGCAAAGAGATTCGTACTCACCACGAGAGCCTCAGAAGCACAAGTCGAATACTTGGAAGATTATCTGACAGATTTCGAATTCGATATCAGAGGGGGAAACAACCACATAACTCTGCTAATTCACCATCCTGATTGGAAGCCAAAAAGGCGCGGCGGTACGATTGCAGTTATCACTGCAGGAACTTCGGATGAATTCTTCGCAGAAGAAGCGGAAGCAGTTGCAGAAGTAATGGGAGTCGAAGTACTGAAATTCCGTGATGTTGGCGTGGCTGGCATCCATCGACTTATCGAACCTCTTGAACAGATAAGAGAGAAGGGCGTGGATGCAATAGTGGTGTTTGCCGGAATGGAAGGAGCACTACCTACTGTTGTGGCTTCGTTAGTTGATATTCCAGTAATTGGTGTGCCTGTGCCCATTGGATACGGGCATGGCGGGAAAGGTGAGACCGCTTTATCATCCATGCTTCAATCCTGCGCTCCGGGATTAGCAGTTGTGAATATCGGAAATGGTCTTGGTGGCGGTGGAATTGCGGCACTTATTGCTCTGAAAGCATCATATGAGTGA
- a CDS encoding M20 family metallopeptidase, which translates to MMIDRSRILTLLEKLVATNSENPPGNERAVADVLRNHLAQYDIHAKEVGNDKNRPNLVFSTHDGEFGHLLLHGHMDTVPVGSEENWSYDPFGAQISDGRLYGRGACDMKGPVAALAETMIQYKAENPDTPLVMLATSDEEAGLGGAQEVAESGILEGIEWGICAEPTSLGILLGGKGTFWTRIVAKGKSAHGSRPQEGINAISLCMEALESIAGEAFAYDESLLGKPTVNIGVIEGGTKINVVPEHCEAQIDMRTVEGQTSESLLQSIKERLQDAGLEENIEIEIIDAHPPVLTPKDAEIVRIAEKVISETTGRHPDIATATYGTDCSVLQPEVGIMNIICGAGSIEQAHQPDEYIEIDQLLDSVEIYLEIARHFDKNR; encoded by the coding sequence ATGATGATTGACCGTTCGAGGATTCTTACTCTTCTGGAAAAACTCGTGGCGACTAATAGTGAAAATCCACCTGGTAATGAACGCGCGGTAGCTGATGTGCTCCGCAACCATCTTGCTCAGTATGACATTCACGCTAAAGAAGTTGGAAACGATAAGAATCGTCCAAATCTTGTTTTCTCTACACATGATGGTGAATTTGGACATCTCCTGCTACATGGCCACATGGATACTGTCCCTGTTGGATCGGAAGAGAACTGGTCCTATGATCCATTTGGAGCTCAGATTTCTGATGGCCGTCTCTATGGCCGTGGTGCGTGTGATATGAAGGGGCCAGTAGCTGCCCTAGCTGAGACAATGATTCAGTACAAAGCTGAGAACCCTGATACACCATTGGTTATGCTTGCTACATCGGATGAAGAGGCTGGACTTGGGGGTGCCCAAGAAGTTGCAGAGAGTGGTATCCTGGAAGGTATTGAATGGGGCATATGTGCTGAACCAACGAGCCTAGGTATTCTCTTGGGCGGAAAAGGGACTTTCTGGACGCGAATAGTAGCGAAAGGAAAGTCAGCTCATGGTTCAAGGCCGCAAGAAGGAATCAATGCTATCTCCTTGTGTATGGAAGCTCTAGAAAGCATTGCTGGTGAGGCCTTTGCATATGATGAATCATTACTGGGCAAGCCTACAGTTAACATAGGTGTAATCGAAGGCGGCACAAAAATCAATGTTGTTCCAGAACATTGTGAAGCCCAAATCGACATGCGGACAGTCGAAGGCCAGACTTCTGAATCTCTATTGCAGTCCATAAAAGAACGATTACAGGATGCAGGTTTAGAGGAGAACATCGAGATAGAAATCATTGATGCTCATCCGCCAGTTCTTACACCAAAGGATGCAGAAATAGTGAGAATTGCAGAGAAGGTCATATCTGAAACTACAGGACGCCATCCTGACATAGCGACCGCTACGTACGGAACTGATTGTTCAGTCCTGCAGCCGGAGGTGGGGATTATGAATATCATCTGTGGAGCTGGATCTATAGAACAGGCACATCAACCTGACGAGTACATAGAAATAGATCAATTGCTCGATTCGGTTGAAATCTATCTCGAGATTGCGCGTCATTTTGACAAAAACCGCTGA